One Chengkuizengella sediminis DNA segment encodes these proteins:
- a CDS encoding GNAT family N-acetyltransferase, with protein MNEVKNLSIETDRLLLRIIDESYADKVVSYLIKNKKFLYPWSPLVDEVFYEKHFQFQKLKEDFKKMNDGSMFKVWIFKKEDASEEIIGSISLNNIVRGVFQSCHIGYQLSQQEINQGYITEAIKKVIEYAFNELQLHRIEANIMPRNKASLRAVEKLGFESEGLAKKYLKINGKWEDHIHMVILNEEME; from the coding sequence GTGAACGAAGTAAAAAACTTATCGATTGAAACGGATAGACTTTTATTAAGGATAATCGATGAATCCTATGCGGATAAAGTTGTAAGTTATTTAATTAAAAACAAAAAGTTTTTGTATCCTTGGAGTCCGTTAGTTGATGAAGTCTTTTATGAAAAACATTTTCAATTTCAAAAATTAAAAGAGGATTTCAAGAAAATGAATGATGGGTCTATGTTTAAAGTATGGATCTTTAAAAAAGAAGATGCATCAGAGGAAATCATTGGCTCTATATCTTTAAATAACATTGTTCGGGGTGTTTTTCAATCGTGTCATATTGGTTATCAATTGAGTCAGCAAGAAATAAACCAGGGTTATATAACGGAAGCCATCAAAAAAGTGATTGAGTATGCTTTCAACGAATTACAATTACATCGGATTGAAGCAAACATTATGCCTCGAAATAAGGCATCATTAAGAGCAGTTGAGAAATTGGGATTTGAATCAGAAGGATTAGCTAAGAAATATTTAAAAATCAATGGAAAATGGGAAGATCATATTCATATGGTGATACTTAATGAAGAAATGGAGTGA
- a CDS encoding bifunctional metallophosphatase/5'-nucleotidase yields MEMFKKVGTLAVTGAVSLSLMMGNVNAEPLQPIPHMDWMKDKQIIQGYEDGNVGLNKKVSLAEAVTLFSRIQGVNDLEADPKIKHWASPALKWALDEGIVTDVKNPNKKLNSSDLIAIGNSAGLELELEEGNTVTREVFFDALGEAATTQITIGHTNDVHGHIEEDDYNKEFGYAKMATIINEWKEESENFFLIDAGDTFQGTIFVNQTEGESILPILNQLDYETMAAGNHEFDFGFEQLLNLAGQLEYPVISSNVFTEDGSELLDPVHYAEIGGKSFAFIGFVTEDTPIVTHPDNVEGLTFKSPVEVAKEMVPQLKEEVDHVIAVSHVGLEVDKQIAEAVDGIDLIIGGHSHTPLKTPEVVNGTYIVQDWEYGKSLGRADLYYYNDELVAFSGGLKEYDETVEADPEIAQMVTEISEEIKEIMNVVITNSEVDLDGDRALVRAGETNIGNLITDVLVEKTQSIAGYEADVAMMNAGGIRTQLSAGDITKLDLNTLLPFPNTLAVLDVTGEELVAALEHGVSKVEEQSGQFPQISGMSFTYDSSKPAGERVINVKVAGEDIDVTKTYKLATNDFVAVGGDGYEMFKDNDAFDTGLTIYSVVEEYFMNQDSINPQVEGRIVDTSKTE; encoded by the coding sequence ATGGAAATGTTTAAAAAAGTAGGAACTTTAGCTGTAACAGGTGCTGTATCCTTATCATTAATGATGGGAAATGTTAATGCAGAACCACTACAACCTATTCCTCATATGGACTGGATGAAGGACAAACAAATCATTCAAGGTTATGAAGATGGAAATGTAGGATTAAACAAAAAAGTATCACTTGCAGAAGCAGTGACTTTATTCTCAAGAATTCAAGGTGTTAATGATTTAGAAGCAGACCCAAAAATCAAACATTGGGCATCACCCGCTTTAAAATGGGCATTAGATGAAGGTATTGTTACAGATGTGAAAAATCCTAACAAAAAACTTAACAGTTCTGATCTTATCGCTATCGGAAATTCTGCTGGATTAGAGCTAGAATTAGAAGAAGGCAATACTGTGACTCGTGAAGTATTTTTTGATGCTTTAGGTGAAGCAGCAACAACACAAATAACTATTGGTCACACGAATGACGTTCATGGACATATTGAAGAAGACGATTATAACAAAGAATTTGGTTATGCAAAAATGGCTACTATTATTAATGAGTGGAAAGAAGAAAGTGAAAACTTCTTTTTAATTGATGCCGGAGATACATTCCAAGGTACAATCTTTGTTAACCAAACAGAAGGTGAATCTATCCTTCCAATTTTGAATCAATTAGATTATGAAACAATGGCAGCAGGAAATCATGAATTTGATTTTGGTTTTGAACAACTATTAAACTTAGCGGGACAATTAGAATATCCTGTTATTTCTTCAAATGTATTTACGGAGGATGGGTCTGAATTACTTGATCCTGTCCACTATGCTGAAATCGGTGGAAAGTCATTTGCATTTATAGGTTTTGTTACTGAAGATACACCAATTGTCACTCATCCAGATAATGTTGAAGGATTAACATTTAAATCACCTGTTGAAGTTGCAAAAGAAATGGTACCACAATTAAAAGAAGAAGTGGATCATGTTATTGCAGTATCTCATGTGGGTCTAGAAGTAGACAAACAAATTGCTGAAGCAGTAGACGGTATAGACCTAATCATTGGTGGGCATTCTCACACACCTCTTAAAACTCCTGAAGTTGTGAATGGCACATATATCGTGCAAGATTGGGAGTATGGAAAATCTTTAGGTAGAGCTGATTTATATTATTACAATGATGAACTTGTTGCTTTTAGCGGCGGGTTAAAAGAATATGATGAAACAGTTGAAGCAGATCCAGAAATTGCACAAATGGTTACAGAAATATCTGAGGAAATCAAAGAAATTATGAATGTTGTTATTACAAATTCAGAAGTAGATTTAGATGGAGATCGTGCTTTAGTAAGAGCTGGTGAAACAAACATCGGTAACTTAATCACAGATGTTTTAGTTGAAAAAACACAATCCATTGCTGGTTATGAAGCGGATGTTGCAATGATGAACGCTGGGGGAATTCGTACTCAGTTATCTGCAGGAGATATCACTAAATTAGATTTAAATACACTTCTTCCATTCCCTAATACGTTAGCTGTATTAGATGTTACAGGTGAAGAACTTGTTGCTGCTTTAGAACACGGTGTAAGTAAAGTTGAAGAACAAAGTGGACAATTCCCGCAAATCAGTGGTATGTCATTCACTTATGATTCAAGCAAACCTGCAGGTGAACGTGTAATAAATGTAAAAGTAGCAGGAGAAGATATTGATGTAACAAAAACGTACAAGCTTGCTACAAATGATTTTGTTGCCGTTGGTGGAGATGGATATGAAATGTTTAAAGACAATGATGCTTTTGATACAGGATTAACGATTTACTCAGTAGTTGAAGAATACTTTATGAATCAAGACAGCATCAATCCACAAGTTGAAGGACGCATTGTAGACACAAGCAAAACTGAATAA
- a CDS encoding alpha/beta fold hydrolase encodes MLHGYSLDSQVMKGCMEPVFKDRQNDYQRIYLDFPGMGQTKAKDWIKNSDQMLEIVLEFIDKVIPDQNFLIIGESYGGYISRGVLKKKTSSIDGMLLICPMIFSDNSKRDLPEHKVIYKNEKFIEVFTKDENIEEFQTLAVVQDTYHFERFKKEILSGAHIANVEFIQRLKDEGYGFSFEVDQLTEPYENPVLFLLGKQDSFTGYRDAIGLMENYPRGSFVVLDRAGHNLQIEQSKLFNSLVEEWLYRVKEG; translated from the coding sequence ATGCTTCATGGATATTCATTAGATTCACAAGTAATGAAAGGATGTATGGAACCTGTTTTTAAGGATCGTCAGAATGATTACCAAAGAATTTATTTAGATTTTCCGGGAATGGGTCAAACAAAAGCTAAAGACTGGATCAAAAATTCAGATCAAATGTTAGAGATCGTACTTGAGTTCATTGATAAGGTTATACCTGATCAAAACTTTCTAATAATTGGGGAGTCCTACGGAGGTTACATATCTAGAGGAGTATTGAAAAAGAAAACATCTAGTATAGATGGGATGCTGCTCATCTGTCCAATGATTTTCTCTGACAATTCAAAAAGAGATTTACCAGAACATAAAGTAATATACAAAAATGAGAAATTCATAGAGGTATTTACCAAAGACGAAAATATTGAAGAGTTTCAAACGTTAGCTGTAGTGCAGGATACATACCATTTTGAAAGATTCAAGAAAGAGATTTTATCGGGAGCTCACATCGCAAATGTAGAGTTTATTCAAAGACTAAAAGATGAAGGATATGGATTTTCATTTGAAGTGGATCAGTTGACTGAACCTTACGAAAATCCTGTCTTATTTTTATTAGGAAAGCAAGACTCTTTCACGGGATACCGAGACGCAATTGGATTGATGGAAAATTACCCAAGAGGTAGTTTTGTTGTATTAGATCGTGCTGGTCACAATTTGCAAATCGAACAAAGTAAATTATTCAACTCATTGGTGGAAGAATGGTTGTATAGAGTAAAAGAAGGTTAG
- the yqeK gene encoding bis(5'-nucleosyl)-tetraphosphatase (symmetrical) YqeK, translated as MNSYLLDKIEPVDLTGVLEKDVVRILQIHDKPIIAEHSIRVAAEAKKLALQFNVNPEAAEIAGLLHDISGIFPNHERIEVAKQLSIDILPEEEKFPLIIHQKISRVMAKEIFKINDPFILDAIGCHTTLCANSTSLDKVLFVADKIEWDQTGKPPYIHQLLTQMEKSLEHAAFSYIKFLWDQRDSLKVVHPWLADAYFELKEVI; from the coding sequence ATGAATTCATATCTCTTAGATAAAATAGAACCGGTTGATCTCACGGGCGTTCTTGAAAAAGATGTCGTTCGCATTTTGCAAATTCATGATAAACCTATTATTGCTGAACACTCTATTAGAGTGGCAGCTGAAGCTAAAAAACTAGCACTCCAATTCAACGTGAATCCCGAGGCAGCAGAGATAGCAGGTTTATTACATGACATTAGTGGTATATTTCCAAATCATGAACGAATAGAAGTTGCGAAACAATTAAGTATCGATATTTTACCAGAGGAAGAAAAGTTTCCACTCATTATTCACCAAAAGATTTCAAGGGTTATGGCAAAAGAGATATTTAAAATCAATGATCCTTTTATTTTGGATGCAATTGGATGTCATACTACATTGTGTGCTAATTCAACTAGTTTAGATAAAGTGTTATTTGTTGCTGATAAAATTGAATGGGATCAAACAGGAAAACCACCATATATCCACCAACTTTTAACTCAAATGGAAAAATCACTAGAGCATGCTGCATTTTCATATATTAAATTTTTATGGGATCAACGAGACTCTTTAAAGGTTGTACATCCATGGTTAGCAGATGCTTATTTTGAGTTAAAAGAAGTCATTTAA
- a CDS encoding dihydroorotate dehydrogenase codes for MPDWSYQTIFKPLLFQLSPEDSRNITLKSMNKLATIPFGIGGKIIEFMGHMTPSISLRRDLLGSSISSPIGLSGRLDPELIGTEALSNLGFGYIELGPVTLQSESTYDGMTRDRKKESIKYSSMYENIGLSKSLSRLNNMQPLKTPFGVRISHAKDVSIEEAITELSALVNSLSSFAAYFVIDLRENLRNEFYASLNEINKFKEILSQTNSPILLPVDPQMSTHTLISLINNAIHVGIQGFIVDEAVSLGDGKYKVDKEVKDTNIEMVKFLHANTPPNFKIIASGGIYEPIDALEFLYAGADFLQIQSGLVFSGPGLPKRINEAIVYDNQNQNHDDQPIQNEYPKNQIHSSKNVSWVGFSLFSLGILLGGIIALYLGLTQVVLSYDEQFLGMSKEQLTLLFSERLIFFMAHDRITLAGTMISSSILYGGLSFYLIKNGVHWARKAIITAGMFGFLSFFLFLGYGYFDKLHALFWLILLPFYLLGLKDKNKITNVDACSNLTNSRAWKKNQWGQLLFISLSVAFIIAGISISMIGMTSVFVKEDLKYLCLPPELLNQVNDKIIPLIAHDRAGFGGALLTEGILLLMISLWGFKQGAKWLWVMLLIAGIPGFTLAIGTHFMIGYVDVVHLTPAFVALIMYVGGLYFTYSYLILNKGEHIE; via the coding sequence ATGCCAGATTGGTCATATCAAACTATTTTCAAACCCCTCTTATTTCAGCTTTCACCCGAAGATTCTAGAAACATTACTTTAAAATCCATGAATAAATTAGCTACAATCCCTTTTGGAATAGGTGGTAAAATCATCGAATTTATGGGCCACATGACCCCTTCCATTTCATTAAGAAGAGATCTTCTCGGTTCATCCATTTCATCCCCAATTGGTCTTAGTGGAAGACTAGACCCAGAATTGATTGGGACTGAAGCATTATCAAACTTGGGTTTTGGCTATATAGAGTTGGGACCAGTTACTTTACAGTCTGAATCAACCTATGATGGAATGACTCGTGATCGAAAAAAAGAATCCATTAAATACTCTTCCATGTATGAAAATATAGGACTATCAAAATCTCTCTCTCGCTTAAACAATATGCAGCCTTTAAAAACCCCTTTTGGAGTCCGTATTTCACATGCTAAAGATGTTTCAATTGAGGAAGCAATCACTGAATTATCCGCATTAGTAAATTCATTGTCCTCATTTGCCGCATATTTTGTTATAGATCTAAGAGAGAATTTACGAAATGAGTTCTATGCTTCCTTGAACGAGATCAATAAGTTTAAAGAAATATTAAGTCAAACGAATTCTCCAATTCTTTTACCTGTGGATCCACAAATGAGTACACATACCTTAATATCTTTAATAAACAATGCCATTCATGTGGGTATTCAAGGCTTCATTGTAGATGAGGCTGTCTCCTTAGGGGATGGGAAATATAAAGTTGATAAAGAAGTTAAGGACACTAACATAGAGATGGTAAAGTTTCTGCATGCCAACACACCTCCAAATTTTAAAATTATAGCCTCTGGGGGAATTTATGAACCGATTGATGCACTCGAGTTTCTTTATGCTGGAGCAGATTTTTTACAAATTCAAAGCGGATTGGTTTTTTCAGGTCCAGGATTACCTAAAAGGATCAATGAAGCGATTGTATATGATAATCAGAATCAAAATCATGATGATCAACCTATTCAAAATGAATACCCTAAAAATCAAATACATTCATCAAAAAATGTAAGTTGGGTCGGATTTTCGTTATTTTCCCTTGGTATATTATTGGGTGGGATCATTGCACTTTATCTTGGTTTAACGCAGGTTGTCCTATCCTATGATGAACAATTTTTAGGCATGTCTAAAGAGCAACTAACACTTCTATTTAGTGAAAGACTCATTTTTTTTATGGCACATGATCGGATTACTTTAGCAGGTACAATGATATCATCAAGTATTTTATATGGAGGTTTGAGCTTCTATTTAATTAAAAATGGTGTTCACTGGGCTAGGAAGGCGATTATTACAGCAGGCATGTTCGGATTTTTAAGTTTTTTTCTTTTCTTAGGTTATGGATACTTTGATAAACTTCATGCTCTTTTTTGGTTGATTTTACTTCCTTTCTATTTATTAGGTCTAAAAGATAAAAATAAAATCACAAATGTTGATGCTTGCTCTAATCTTACAAATTCACGAGCTTGGAAAAAAAACCAATGGGGACAACTCCTATTTATTTCTTTAAGTGTTGCTTTTATTATTGCAGGCATTTCGATTTCTATGATTGGTATGACATCTGTATTCGTGAAAGAAGATTTAAAATACTTATGTTTACCTCCAGAATTATTAAATCAAGTAAATGATAAAATCATTCCATTAATTGCACATGATCGAGCAGGTTTTGGAGGGGCGTTGTTAACTGAAGGTATTTTATTATTGATGATTTCTTTGTGGGGATTTAAACAAGGTGCCAAGTGGTTATGGGTGATGTTACTCATAGCGGGAATACCTGGGTTTACGTTAGCTATTGGGACACACTTTATGATTGGATATGTGGATGTTGTCCATCTTACCCCTGCTTTTGTTGCTCTTATTATGTACGTGGGAGGGTTATATTTTACTTATTCTTATCTAATACTTAATAAGGGAGAGCATATAGAGTAA
- a CDS encoding DUF2164 domain-containing protein, translated as MKPTKLPKEQRDQMISNIQHYFEMERSEEIGNLAAENFLEFIMKELGPYIYNQAINDARTLINEKMVHLEDDLYSLEKQLR; from the coding sequence ATGAAACCAACAAAGTTACCTAAGGAACAAAGGGATCAAATGATATCAAACATACAGCACTATTTTGAAATGGAACGTTCAGAGGAGATAGGGAATCTAGCTGCAGAAAATTTTCTTGAATTTATTATGAAAGAACTTGGACCCTACATATATAATCAAGCCATTAATGATGCAAGAACGTTAATAAATGAAAAGATGGTGCACTTAGAAGACGATTTGTATTCTTTAGAAAAGCAACTCAGATAA
- a CDS encoding helix-turn-helix domain-containing protein, whose product MTFGARLKKARKNKQLIQSQVAKLLGIDFTTISKYENDKSEPDNEILQKIADLYEVSIDWLLTGETKVKGSLDNKIYFNGEYVKLTDDEAQHLKDTLEMYRLWKQNKAGK is encoded by the coding sequence ATGACTTTTGGCGCTAGATTAAAAAAAGCACGCAAAAATAAACAATTGATTCAAAGTCAAGTTGCAAAACTATTAGGGATAGATTTTACGACAATCTCAAAGTATGAGAACGATAAATCTGAACCAGATAATGAAATATTACAAAAAATAGCAGACCTTTATGAGGTTTCAATTGACTGGCTTCTTACAGGGGAAACCAAAGTGAAAGGAAGCTTGGATAATAAAATTTATTTTAACGGTGAGTATGTAAAGTTAACAGATGATGAGGCACAGCATTTAAAAGATACTCTAGAGATGTATCGTTTGTGGAAACAAAATAAAGCAGGGAAATAA
- a CDS encoding MSMEG_1061 family FMN-dependent PPOX-type flavoprotein → MDHLEIFKEVVTTEEEIREMLGYPSERAIKKVISKLDSHCRHYLSLSPFALLSSSNANGICDVSPRGDAPGFVHIIDDKHIIIPERQGNKRIDSITNILSNPHVGLIFLIPGLKETLRINGKACVIKDQEILQQMAVNERVPLLGIGIQIEECFVQCAKALIRSQLWDQDTWADKESLPSIPHMMAAHVNDSNLTSKKMEESLQESYTKRLY, encoded by the coding sequence ATGGATCATTTAGAAATATTCAAAGAAGTTGTAACTACAGAGGAAGAAATAAGAGAAATGTTAGGGTACCCTAGTGAACGAGCAATAAAGAAAGTGATTTCTAAGCTTGATTCACATTGTCGTCATTATTTAAGTTTATCTCCATTTGCTTTATTATCATCCTCAAATGCAAATGGAATTTGTGATGTTTCTCCACGTGGTGATGCCCCTGGGTTTGTTCATATTATAGATGATAAGCATATAATTATACCTGAGCGACAAGGGAATAAAAGAATAGATTCCATTACCAATATTTTATCAAATCCACATGTTGGACTTATATTTTTAATACCTGGATTAAAGGAAACATTAAGAATCAATGGGAAGGCGTGTGTGATTAAAGATCAAGAAATTTTGCAACAAATGGCAGTAAATGAACGAGTTCCTTTATTAGGGATTGGCATTCAAATTGAAGAGTGTTTTGTACAGTGTGCTAAAGCTCTGATTAGGTCTCAGTTATGGGATCAGGATACATGGGCTGATAAAGAGAGTTTACCTTCGATCCCACATATGATGGCTGCTCATGTGAATGACAGTAATTTGACTTCTAAAAAAATGGAAGAATCACTTCAAGAGAGTTATACTAAACGACTCTATTAA
- a CDS encoding NADH:flavin oxidoreductase, producing MNESLFNKGILGKIEVSNRFGVAPMTRTSATDEGLVTDRMENYYSRYAEGKFGFIIVEGTYTDREYSQGYFNQPGITTGEQLNAWKKLVDTVHAKGSKIIVQLMHAGAQAVGNPFIKETIAPSEVKPKNIETTPKEATKQDLLEIKKYFVEAAKRAEVAGFDGVEIHGANGYLLDEFLLDYANLRTDEYGGDTQKRVKYLTEIIEAVRESVANDFTVGIRISQNNLMDQFSHQWANGEKDAEVIFSSLKEAGADFIHTTAYDAWKPAFGENTLSLAAAAKKFGNLTVVANGNMQEIDQAEEMIQKGEADFITIGKMALANPDLPLKVKRNEELIPFDPEKFMVVTEQNAMPDMTIKDHEVNMMK from the coding sequence ATGAATGAATCTTTATTTAATAAAGGAATATTAGGTAAAATAGAAGTATCAAATCGATTTGGTGTTGCACCTATGACAAGAACAAGTGCAACTGATGAAGGATTAGTTACAGATAGAATGGAAAATTATTATTCTCGTTATGCTGAAGGAAAGTTTGGATTTATTATTGTTGAAGGAACTTATACAGATCGTGAATACAGCCAAGGTTACTTTAATCAACCTGGGATTACAACGGGTGAACAACTAAACGCATGGAAAAAGCTAGTCGATACGGTTCATGCTAAAGGATCAAAAATTATTGTTCAGTTGATGCATGCTGGAGCACAAGCAGTAGGAAATCCTTTTATAAAAGAAACGATTGCTCCTTCTGAGGTAAAACCTAAAAATATTGAAACTACACCAAAGGAAGCAACAAAACAAGATTTACTAGAAATCAAGAAATACTTTGTTGAAGCGGCAAAACGTGCAGAGGTAGCTGGTTTTGACGGTGTTGAAATTCATGGAGCAAATGGATATCTCTTAGATGAGTTTTTACTTGACTATGCAAACTTAAGAACAGATGAATATGGGGGGGATACCCAGAAGCGTGTAAAGTACTTAACTGAGATTATTGAGGCAGTACGAGAAAGTGTTGCTAATGATTTTACTGTAGGGATTCGTATTTCTCAAAATAACTTGATGGATCAATTTTCTCATCAATGGGCTAATGGTGAAAAAGACGCAGAAGTGATTTTTAGCAGCTTGAAAGAAGCAGGGGCTGATTTCATTCATACAACAGCTTATGATGCATGGAAACCTGCTTTTGGTGAAAATACATTATCCTTAGCAGCAGCGGCGAAAAAATTTGGAAATTTAACAGTAGTTGCAAATGGAAATATGCAAGAGATAGATCAAGCTGAAGAAATGATTCAAAAAGGTGAAGCTGATTTCATTACCATTGGAAAAATGGCGCTCGCAAATCCTGATTTACCATTAAAAGTAAAAAGAAATGAAGAATTGATACCTTTTGATCCAGAAAAATTCATGGTGGTAACAGAGCAAAATGCAATGCCTGATATGACAATTAAAGATCATGAAGTGAACATGATGAAGTGA
- a CDS encoding DoxX family protein, which translates to MRENRMGIGLLIIRLVVGLLFIGHGSQKLFGLFGGYGLQGTGGFFESIGLTPGTLMAFVAGAGELVGGILLVLGLVTPIASAMISVIMLGAIVKLHAPAGLWADQGGMEYPLVLIATVIGIAFIGSGKYSLDHHFFKKNAEGVISND; encoded by the coding sequence ATGCGAGAAAATAGAATGGGAATTGGTTTATTAATTATTCGTTTAGTAGTAGGTCTTTTATTCATAGGTCACGGTTCACAAAAATTATTTGGTTTGTTTGGTGGTTATGGTTTACAAGGAACTGGAGGATTTTTTGAATCCATCGGTTTAACGCCAGGAACTTTAATGGCATTTGTTGCAGGAGCTGGTGAACTTGTTGGTGGAATTCTCTTAGTATTAGGTCTTGTAACGCCTATCGCTTCAGCAATGATTTCAGTTATAATGTTAGGAGCCATCGTTAAATTACATGCTCCTGCTGGATTATGGGCAGATCAAGGTGGTATGGAATATCCATTAGTTCTTATTGCAACTGTAATTGGTATAGCATTCATTGGTTCAGGGAAATATTCTCTTGACCATCACTTTTTCAAAAAAAATGCAGAGGGTGTGATATCTAATGATTAA
- a CDS encoding class I SAM-dependent methyltransferase, which produces MKKWSDEVDNKKRFSNRVENYVKYRPSYPKKAIDFLYDELSFAPNSMIADVGSGTGIFTKLLLDRESQVYSVEPNQEMREAAESSLENYKNFTSISGSAENTTLPEKSVDFIVSAQAFHWFDLQITKQEFKRILKANGKVVLIWNNRLTEESEFSVAYENLLKQYANDYNEVNHQNIGHREFNSFFSKEGYKTFTCPNYQLFNFEQLKGRLLSSSYSPTSGDQNYEMIMEKLQEIFNLYNENGKVTFQYNTEIYYGDV; this is translated from the coding sequence ATGAAGAAATGGAGTGATGAAGTGGATAATAAAAAAAGATTTTCTAACAGAGTTGAGAATTACGTAAAATATCGTCCTAGCTATCCAAAAAAAGCAATAGATTTTTTATATGATGAACTAAGTTTTGCACCAAATTCAATGATTGCAGATGTAGGTTCTGGAACAGGTATATTTACTAAATTATTATTGGATAGAGAATCACAGGTGTATTCGGTTGAACCTAATCAGGAGATGAGGGAAGCAGCTGAAAGTTCACTAGAGAATTATAAAAATTTTACTTCAATTAGTGGATCAGCAGAAAACACAACTTTACCCGAAAAATCAGTTGATTTTATCGTATCTGCACAAGCTTTTCATTGGTTTGATTTGCAAATAACAAAACAAGAATTTAAAAGAATTTTAAAAGCGAATGGGAAGGTAGTTTTAATATGGAACAATCGTTTAACAGAAGAAAGTGAATTTTCAGTAGCTTATGAAAACTTATTAAAACAATATGCAAATGATTACAATGAAGTGAATCATCAAAATATAGGACATCGTGAATTTAATTCCTTTTTCAGTAAGGAAGGGTATAAAACATTTACATGTCCAAATTACCAGTTATTTAATTTTGAGCAATTAAAGGGTAGACTCTTGTCCTCTTCGTATTCACCAACGTCAGGCGATCAAAATTATGAGATGATTATGGAGAAATTACAAGAGATCTTTAATTTGTATAATGAGAATGGGAAAGTAACTTTTCAATATAATACGGAAATTTATTATGGTGATGTGTAA
- a CDS encoding MarR family winged helix-turn-helix transcriptional regulator gives MEHDRNLSLKLFIVLSRATRTISDLAHQDIQSYGLNTTEFAVLDLLYHKGEQPLQKIGEKILIASGSITYVVDKLEEKGYLTRNPSPNDRRIIYAIITEKGKKLFDEIFPKHERKIDEIVNGLSDEEKNEAIFLLKKLGIYAKHIK, from the coding sequence ATGGAACATGATCGTAATTTGTCTTTAAAACTATTTATTGTATTATCCCGTGCGACTAGAACAATAAGTGATTTAGCGCATCAGGACATTCAGAGTTATGGATTAAACACAACTGAGTTTGCTGTTCTAGATCTTTTGTATCACAAAGGGGAACAGCCTTTACAAAAAATTGGGGAGAAAATCTTAATCGCAAGTGGAAGTATAACTTATGTCGTTGATAAATTAGAGGAAAAAGGCTATTTAACAAGAAACCCAAGTCCAAATGATAGAAGAATTATTTATGCGATTATAACGGAAAAAGGGAAGAAACTCTTTGATGAGATCTTTCCAAAACATGAAAGAAAAATTGATGAAATCGTCAATGGACTATCAGATGAGGAAAAAAACGAAGCTATTTTTTTGCTGAAAAAATTAGGTATTTATGCAAAACACATAAAATAA
- a CDS encoding pirin family protein, whose protein sequence is MIKVYPKESRFSRDHGWLQSNFSFSFADFYDPENVQFGSLRVFNDDFVQPSQGFGKHPHEEMEIVSIVLDGELKHADSEGNSAVTTFGGIQRMSAGTGIYHSEFNPSSTKEVNFFQLWFLPDKKGVTPEYEKTTYEPSKMENNLLPVVSNQASENVAYINQDVTIYMSDLENGKELTHTQEAGRKMFLFVIEGDVTLNGDIKLSKRDSARLTDETTTTIQADSNARFLLIDLV, encoded by the coding sequence ATGATTAAAGTTTATCCTAAGGAATCTAGATTCTCACGAGATCATGGTTGGTTACAATCAAACTTTAGTTTTTCGTTTGCAGATTTTTATGATCCAGAAAATGTACAATTTGGTTCTTTAAGAGTATTTAATGACGATTTTGTACAGCCATCTCAAGGTTTTGGGAAACACCCTCATGAAGAAATGGAAATCGTTTCGATCGTATTAGATGGTGAGTTAAAACATGCAGACAGTGAAGGGAATTCAGCTGTCACTACTTTTGGAGGCATTCAAAGAATGAGTGCGGGAACAGGGATTTATCACTCCGAATTCAATCCTTCTTCAACAAAAGAAGTGAATTTCTTTCAGTTATGGTTTTTACCAGATAAAAAAGGTGTAACACCGGAATACGAAAAAACAACTTATGAACCTTCAAAAATGGAAAACAACTTGTTGCCTGTAGTTTCCAATCAAGCTTCAGAGAACGTAGCTTACATTAATCAAGATGTAACAATTTATATGTCTGACTTAGAAAATGGTAAGGAATTAACACATACACAGGAAGCTGGAAGAAAAATGTTTTTGTTTGTCATTGAAGGCGATGTGACATTGAATGGGGACATTAAATTATCCAAACGTGATTCAGCTCGTTTGACAGATGAGACAACGACTACGATTCAAGCTGATTCAAACGCACGGTTCTTGTTGATTGATTTAGTGTGA